In a genomic window of Amblyomma americanum isolate KBUSLIRL-KWMA chromosome 4, ASM5285725v1, whole genome shotgun sequence:
- the LOC144128320 gene encoding alpha-tocopherol transfer protein-like: MSFDERHPSLLFFQDALPAKIKGIYVVNTPAIAEVAISFLQFFLPSKLKSRLHFTGGDLSELHGVIPSELIPKNCCGTQEDFDFHRQENSFLEKAGHFDNMRQCGYSRK; the protein is encoded by the exons ATGTCATTTGACGAACGACACCCATCTTTATTATTCTTCCAGGACGCCCTACCGGCAAAAATAAAGGGAATCTACGTCGTCAATACTCCCGCCATCGCCGAGGTCGCAATTTCCTTTCTGCAGTTCTTTCTCCCATCAAAACTGAAAAGCAGG CTGCACTTCACTGGTGGCGACTTGTCGGAATTGCACGGCGTCATACCTTCAGAACTGATACCAAAGAACTGCTGCGGAACGCAAGAAGACTTCGACTTCCACAGACAAGAGAATTCCTTCCTCGAGAAAGCTGGTCACTTCGATAACATGCGACAGTGTGGTTACTCAAGGAAGTGA